A stretch of Columba livia isolate bColLiv1 breed racing homer unplaced genomic scaffold, bColLiv1.pat.W.v2 Scaffold_102, whole genome shotgun sequence DNA encodes these proteins:
- the LOC135577590 gene encoding circumsporozoite protein-like encodes KPNPNPNPNPNPNPNPDPDHNPHPNRNANPNLNPNPNPNPNPNANPKPKPNPDPNPKPNPYPNPNPNPNPNPNPNPNPNPKPNPNPNPNPNPKHNHKPNRNSNPNPNSIPNSNPNPNPNPNPNPNRYPNSNPNPNPNPNPNPNPNPNPNPNPNPNPNANPNPNPNANPNPDPNPNPNPNPNGCN; translated from the exons aaacctaaccctaaccctaaccctaaccctaaccctaaccctaaccctgaccctgaccataaccctcaccctaaccgtaacgctaaccctaaccttaaccccaaccctaacccgaaccctaaccctaacgctaaccctaaacctaaacctaaccctgaccctaaccctaaacctaacccttaccctaaccctaaccctaaccctaaccctaaccctaaccctaaccctaaccctaaccctaaacctaaccctaaccctaaccctaaccctaaccctaaacataaccataaacctaaccgaaactctaaccctaaccctaactctatccctaactctaaccctaaccctaaccctaaccctaatcctaaccccaaccgttaccctaactctaaccctaaccctaaccctaaccctaaccctaaccctaaccctaaccctaaccctaaccctaaccctaaccctaaccctaatg ctaacccgaaccctaaccctaacgctaaccctaaccctgaccctaaccctaaccctaaccctaaccctaatggctgtaac